The following are encoded in a window of Amycolatopsis lexingtonensis genomic DNA:
- the rpe gene encoding ribulose-phosphate 3-epimerase, protein MIAPSILSADFARLGEEIAAVAAGGETRADWVHVDVMDAHFVPNLTLGLPVVKALLKSTDVPIDCHLMIDDPDRWAIGYAEAGAYNVTVHAEAAKDPITLAKNLRAAGAKAGLSLKPGTALEPWLDALKHYDTLLVMSVEPGFGGQSFIADVLEKVRTARRLVDTGHLKLVVEIDGGINADTIEQAAEAGVDCFVAGSAVYGAADPGKAVAALREQAARGRAG, encoded by the coding sequence CTGATCGCCCCCAGCATCCTGTCCGCGGACTTCGCCCGGCTCGGCGAGGAGATCGCCGCCGTCGCCGCCGGCGGGGAGACCCGCGCCGACTGGGTCCACGTCGACGTCATGGACGCGCACTTCGTGCCCAACCTGACCCTCGGCCTCCCCGTCGTGAAGGCACTGCTGAAGAGCACCGACGTGCCGATCGACTGCCACCTCATGATCGACGACCCGGACCGCTGGGCGATCGGCTACGCCGAGGCCGGCGCCTACAACGTCACGGTGCACGCCGAAGCCGCGAAGGACCCCATCACGCTGGCGAAGAACCTGCGCGCCGCCGGGGCGAAGGCCGGCCTGTCGCTCAAGCCGGGCACCGCGCTCGAGCCGTGGCTCGACGCGCTCAAGCACTACGACACGCTGCTGGTCATGTCGGTCGAGCCGGGCTTCGGCGGGCAATCGTTCATCGCCGACGTGCTGGAGAAGGTCCGCACCGCGCGGCGGCTGGTCGACACCGGCCACCTGAAGCTGGTCGTCGAGATCGACGGCGGCATCAACGCCGACACCATCGAACAGGCCGCGGAGGCGGGCGTCGACTGCTTCGTCGCCGGGTCCGCCGTCTACGGCGCCGCCGACCCGGGCAAAGCGGTCGCCGCGCTGCGCGAGCAGGCGGCCCGCGGCCGCGCCGGCTGA
- a CDS encoding sensor histidine kinase → MSGFVKSLVRPGGYRGLPYAVLGAALTVPVAPFAVPWALLSPAGRPRVLLALLGLAVLLGLLGLLGPVRRFGVAAANGLLGTALPSPGRARPAWSDRLRSGTWLVLHAGFGGLLVAVDLLLVFGLFSIAMWLRGDQDEFSFFGATTVAGPWTVPASLIMLGLAMVLTAAATRGFRTGATALLGPSDRERAVLAERHAAVLAQRNRLARELHDSIGHTLTTSTIQAAAAAELVEADPAQVRRALGTIEEASRSALEDLDHVLGLLREEPAAKEPARTLTKVDVLAVRAREAGLDVRLAVTGPVAALPAAVSREGYRIVQEGLTNALRHAGPGAVDVRVEAGPDALAIAVVNALAGAGPRPGRRGLAGLAERVEALRGELAAGPDGERWRLRATIPLRAGA, encoded by the coding sequence ATGTCCGGTTTCGTGAAGTCCCTGGTCCGCCCCGGTGGCTACCGCGGCTTGCCCTACGCCGTGCTGGGCGCGGCGCTGACCGTCCCGGTGGCGCCGTTCGCCGTGCCGTGGGCCTTGCTGAGCCCGGCGGGACGGCCGCGCGTGCTGCTCGCCCTGCTCGGGCTGGCGGTGCTGCTGGGCCTGCTGGGGTTGCTGGGACCGGTGCGGCGGTTCGGCGTCGCCGCGGCGAACGGGCTGCTGGGCACGGCGCTGCCGTCGCCCGGCCGAGCCCGGCCCGCCTGGTCGGACCGCCTGCGGTCCGGGACGTGGCTGGTCCTGCACGCCGGGTTCGGCGGCCTCCTGGTGGCCGTCGACCTCCTGCTGGTCTTCGGTCTCTTCTCCATCGCGATGTGGCTGCGCGGCGACCAGGACGAGTTCTCGTTCTTCGGCGCGACCACCGTCGCCGGGCCGTGGACGGTGCCGGCCTCGCTGATCATGCTGGGGCTCGCGATGGTCCTCACGGCCGCCGCCACCCGCGGTTTCCGGACCGGCGCGACCGCGCTGCTGGGCCCGTCCGACCGCGAACGCGCGGTGCTGGCCGAACGCCACGCGGCCGTGCTCGCCCAGCGCAACCGGCTGGCCCGCGAGCTGCACGACTCGATCGGGCACACGCTCACGACGTCGACGATCCAGGCGGCGGCCGCGGCCGAGCTGGTCGAGGCCGACCCGGCCCAGGTGCGGCGCGCGCTCGGCACGATCGAAGAAGCCTCCCGCAGTGCGCTGGAGGACCTCGACCACGTGCTGGGCCTGCTTCGCGAAGAACCCGCGGCGAAGGAGCCGGCACGCACCCTGACCAAGGTCGACGTCCTCGCGGTGCGCGCCCGCGAAGCCGGGCTAGACGTGCGGCTGGCCGTCACCGGGCCGGTCGCCGCGCTGCCCGCCGCGGTGTCGCGGGAGGGCTACCGGATCGTCCAGGAGGGACTCACCAACGCCCTGCGCCACGCCGGTCCCGGCGCGGTGGACGTCCGGGTCGAGGCCGGGCCGGACGCCCTCGCCATCGCCGTGGTCAACGCGCTGGCCGGCGCGGGCCCGCGCCCCGGCCGCCGCGGGCTGGCCGGGCTCGCCGAGCGCGTCGAAGCCCTACGTGGCGAGCTCGCCGCCGGCCCGGACGGCGAACGGTGGCGGCTGCGCGCGACCATCCCGCTGCGGGCGGGCGCATGA
- a CDS encoding response regulator transcription factor, protein MSPAVLLADDEPLVRAGLRALLEQQGLPVVGEAADGAQVLPEVRRSRPDVVLMDVRMPGTDGIEATRQVLAALEDPPKILVVTTFDNDDYVHEALLAGASGFLLKRARKEEIAHAVRTVAAGDSLLFPEAIRRLVTARPPGGKHARAAKTLTRREAEVLRLIAGGLSNQDIAAALVISLETVKTHVGNIFAKLGAGNRSHAVVIAYEAGVVRPGHLAGR, encoded by the coding sequence ATGAGCCCCGCGGTGCTGCTCGCCGACGACGAACCGCTGGTCCGGGCCGGGTTGCGGGCGCTGCTGGAGCAGCAGGGCCTGCCGGTGGTCGGCGAGGCCGCCGACGGCGCCCAGGTGCTGCCCGAGGTGCGCCGGAGCCGGCCGGACGTCGTGCTGATGGACGTCCGGATGCCCGGCACCGACGGCATCGAGGCCACCCGGCAGGTGCTGGCCGCGCTCGAGGACCCGCCGAAGATCCTGGTCGTCACGACGTTCGACAACGACGACTACGTCCACGAAGCGCTGCTGGCCGGGGCCAGCGGGTTCCTGCTGAAGCGGGCGCGCAAGGAGGAGATCGCGCACGCCGTCCGGACCGTCGCCGCCGGGGATTCGCTGCTGTTCCCCGAAGCGATCCGGCGGCTGGTGACCGCCCGGCCGCCGGGCGGGAAGCACGCGCGGGCGGCGAAGACGCTGACCCGGCGCGAGGCCGAGGTGCTCCGGCTGATCGCCGGCGGACTGTCCAACCAGGACATCGCGGCCGCGCTGGTGATCAGCCTGGAGACGGTGAAGACCCACGTGGGCAACATCTTCGCGAAGCTCGGCGCGGGCAACCGCAGCCACGCCGTCGTGATCGCCTACGAAGCCGGTGTCGTGCGGCCCGGACACCTCGCCGGCCGGTAG
- the phoA gene encoding alkaline phosphatase, with translation MASLFAGRRRWLIAGALGAALVAAAPVALATGGSGNADARASAGTGDRTNDVRAAIQGGHARNVILFIGDGMGQSEITAARNYERGAAGRLAMDELPLTGDYTTYAVERDNPAKPDYVTDSAASGTGWATGTKTYNGAISVDAYGNDVPTILEIAKRNGLRTGDVTTAEVQDATPAVLGSHVVSRDCKGPVETTAKCAKNAKENGGLGSIAEQLVQTRPDVLLGGGAKYFNQPVTAGKFQGKTVLEQAKAAGYTVANTAADLAAVKKGKPVLGLFADGNMPVNWTGPAAVHGGTAPARCTPNPKLPATQPKLADQTRKALELLDDRRSDKGFFLQVEGASIDKQDHAADPCGQIGETVDFDAAIAAGTAFARSHPDTLVLVTADHGHSSQIVEPTATPGLTATLVTNEGANMTLAYGTAETGGSQSHTGTQVRIAGLGPQAANIVGLTNQTDLFGTLKRALKLR, from the coding sequence ATGGCTTCGCTGTTCGCCGGCCGCCGCCGGTGGCTGATCGCGGGCGCGCTCGGCGCCGCACTGGTCGCCGCCGCCCCGGTCGCACTGGCCACCGGCGGTTCCGGCAACGCCGACGCGCGCGCGTCGGCCGGCACCGGTGACCGCACGAACGACGTCCGCGCCGCGATCCAGGGCGGGCACGCCCGCAACGTGATCCTGTTCATCGGCGACGGCATGGGCCAGTCGGAGATCACCGCGGCCCGCAACTACGAGCGCGGCGCCGCCGGCCGGCTCGCGATGGACGAGCTGCCGCTGACCGGCGACTACACCACCTACGCCGTGGAGCGGGACAACCCGGCCAAGCCGGACTACGTGACCGACTCGGCCGCGTCCGGCACCGGCTGGGCCACCGGCACCAAGACCTACAACGGCGCCATCTCCGTCGACGCGTACGGCAACGACGTCCCGACGATCCTCGAGATCGCCAAGCGCAATGGCCTGCGCACCGGCGACGTCACCACCGCCGAGGTCCAGGACGCGACCCCGGCCGTGCTCGGCTCGCACGTCGTCAGCCGCGACTGCAAGGGCCCGGTCGAGACGACCGCGAAGTGCGCGAAGAACGCCAAGGAGAACGGCGGCCTCGGCTCGATCGCCGAGCAGCTGGTGCAGACCCGCCCCGACGTCCTGCTGGGCGGCGGCGCGAAGTACTTCAACCAGCCGGTGACGGCCGGGAAGTTCCAGGGCAAGACCGTGCTGGAGCAGGCCAAGGCGGCCGGCTACACCGTCGCGAACACCGCGGCGGACCTGGCCGCGGTCAAGAAGGGCAAGCCGGTCCTCGGCCTGTTCGCCGACGGCAACATGCCCGTCAACTGGACCGGCCCGGCGGCCGTCCACGGCGGCACCGCGCCGGCCCGGTGCACCCCGAACCCGAAGCTGCCGGCCACCCAGCCGAAGCTGGCCGACCAGACCCGCAAGGCTCTCGAGCTGCTCGACGACCGGCGCAGCGACAAGGGTTTCTTCCTGCAGGTCGAGGGCGCGAGCATCGACAAGCAGGACCACGCGGCCGACCCGTGCGGCCAGATCGGCGAGACGGTCGACTTCGACGCGGCGATCGCGGCGGGCACGGCGTTCGCCCGCAGCCACCCCGACACCCTGGTGCTGGTGACCGCCGACCACGGCCACAGCAGCCAGATCGTCGAGCCCACCGCCACCCCGGGCCTGACCGCGACGCTCGTCACCAACGAGGGCGCGAACATGACCCTGGCCTACGGCACCGCGGAAACCGGCGGCTCGCAGTCGCACACCGGGACCCAGGTGCGCATCGCGGGCCTCGGCCCGCAGGCGGCCAACATCGTCGGGCTGACCAACCAGACCGACCTGTTCGGGACTCTCAAGCGGGCCCTGAAGCTGCGCTGA
- a CDS encoding serine hydrolase domain-containing protein yields MRKSLRIATAGTLVALLAATTAAPAFATGSVQDSLDALTAQDGVPGAAAVVQDGARTRVTRSGTGDVTTGKPFPRNGSFRAGSVTKTFVATVVLQLVGEGRVKLDAPVERYLPGLLPDRRITVRQLLQHTSGLYNYTDDLDLADPEALRHRGAEPAELVAMALKHPALFPPGAGWSYSNTNYIVAGMLAERVTGRPLDDLIARRITRPLGLRDTYLPRRGDEKLPDPHAVGYAPIGGRLVDFSDFDATIAGAAGGLVSTPADLDRFYGALLEGRLLRPAELAEMRRTVPADLGVPGARYGLGIGSIPVSCGEFWGHEGGIIGFTNLAGVGPGGRRVTVVLNENPTPADTNQHLLAATDAAVCS; encoded by the coding sequence ATGCGAAAGTCACTGCGGATCGCCACCGCCGGCACGCTCGTCGCCCTGCTCGCCGCCACCACCGCGGCACCGGCGTTCGCGACCGGTTCGGTGCAGGACAGCCTGGACGCCCTGACCGCCCAGGACGGCGTGCCGGGCGCGGCGGCGGTGGTCCAGGACGGCGCCCGGACGCGGGTCACGCGCAGCGGCACCGGGGACGTCACCACCGGGAAACCCTTCCCGCGCAACGGTTCCTTCCGCGCGGGCAGCGTCACGAAGACGTTCGTGGCGACGGTCGTGCTGCAGCTCGTGGGCGAGGGCCGGGTGAAGCTGGACGCGCCGGTCGAGCGCTACCTGCCGGGCCTGCTCCCGGACCGGCGGATCACCGTGCGGCAGCTGCTCCAGCACACCAGCGGGCTCTACAACTACACCGACGACCTCGACCTGGCCGACCCGGAAGCCCTGCGCCACCGCGGCGCCGAGCCGGCCGAGCTGGTGGCGATGGCGCTGAAGCACCCGGCGCTGTTCCCGCCCGGCGCGGGCTGGTCGTACTCGAACACGAACTACATCGTGGCGGGGATGCTCGCCGAGCGCGTGACGGGCCGTCCGCTGGACGATCTGATCGCCCGGCGGATCACGCGGCCGCTCGGCCTGCGCGACACGTACCTGCCGCGCCGGGGCGACGAGAAGCTGCCCGACCCGCACGCGGTCGGCTACGCCCCGATCGGCGGGCGGCTGGTCGATTTCAGCGACTTCGACGCGACGATCGCGGGGGCGGCGGGCGGCCTCGTCTCGACTCCGGCGGACCTGGACCGGTTCTACGGCGCACTGCTGGAAGGTCGGTTGCTGCGCCCGGCGGAGCTGGCCGAGATGCGGCGCACGGTGCCGGCCGATCTGGGGGTGCCCGGGGCCCGGTACGGGCTGGGCATCGGCAGCATCCCGGTGTCGTGCGGCGAGTTCTGGGGTCACGAGGGCGGGATCATCGGCTTCACGAACCTCGCGGGGGTGGGCCCGGGCGGCCGCCGGGTGACGGTGGTGCTGAACGAGAACCCGACCCCGGCGGACACGAACCAGCACCTGCTGGCGGCGACGGACGCGGCGGTGTGCTCGTAG
- a CDS encoding flavoprotein, which produces MRDLGLVAGSCGGLDTRFAAELARPAADRGWRTAITLTPTAQRWLESTGGLAEVAACTDLPVRSVSRLPGEPRPHPDPDVFLFAPASANSVAKLALGVADNQALTVLGDVLGAPGITIVVAYQIQDTRVHHPAWQRHLDTLAEAGVTLHRLDIRRPWTEALDLLP; this is translated from the coding sequence GTGAGGGACCTCGGCCTGGTGGCCGGCTCGTGCGGCGGGCTCGACACCCGCTTCGCCGCCGAGCTGGCCCGCCCGGCGGCCGACCGCGGCTGGCGGACGGCGATCACCCTGACGCCGACGGCCCAGCGCTGGCTGGAGTCCACGGGCGGCCTCGCCGAGGTGGCGGCGTGCACCGACTTGCCGGTGCGCAGCGTCTCCCGGCTGCCGGGGGAGCCGCGGCCGCACCCGGATCCGGACGTGTTCCTGTTCGCGCCGGCGTCGGCCAACTCGGTGGCGAAGCTGGCGCTGGGCGTCGCGGACAACCAGGCCCTGACAGTGCTCGGCGACGTGCTGGGCGCGCCGGGGATCACGATCGTGGTGGCGTACCAGATCCAGGACACCCGGGTGCACCACCCGGCGTGGCAGCGCCACCTCGACACCCTGGCGGAGGCCGGGGTGACGCTGCACCGGCTGGACATCCGGCGGCCGTGGACCGAGGCGCTGGACCTGCTGCCCTGA
- a CDS encoding RsmB/NOP family class I SAM-dependent RNA methyltransferase produces the protein MNDHRERRPSRPQRGRPAPRKEGPRRPPEIDPARQAAFDVLAAVRTKDAYANLVLPDLLRERRITGRDAALATELAYGASRAQGLLDAVIAACAERPLSQTDPAVLDALRLGAYQLLRTRIPEHAAVTSTVDMVRAEAGSWATGFANAIMRKVSEKDEAAWLDELAPDDAADPIGAYALRTAHPRWIARSFAEALGDKGAGLKAALEADDARPEVHLVARPGEISADELAAITGGDPAPYSPYGVRLPAGAGDPADAEPIRERLAAVQDEGSQLCAIAATKVPVEGSDERWLDLCAGPGGKAALLGALAALSGATVDAVEKAPHRAKLVEKATSGLPVKVHVADGRESGLEPGYDRILVDAPCSGLGALRRRPEARWRRQPSDVADLTKLQGELINAAYALLRPGGALTYVVCSPHLAETEGVIGETARRLKAEVLDARELFPGVPELGDGPYVQLWPHRHGTDAMFCAVLRKP, from the coding sequence GTGAACGACCACAGGGAACGACGTCCGTCACGGCCGCAGCGGGGCCGCCCGGCACCGCGCAAGGAGGGACCGCGCCGCCCGCCGGAGATCGACCCGGCCCGGCAGGCCGCGTTCGACGTCCTCGCCGCCGTGCGGACCAAGGATGCCTACGCCAACCTCGTCCTCCCGGACCTGCTGCGCGAGCGGCGGATCACCGGCCGCGACGCCGCGCTGGCCACCGAACTCGCGTACGGCGCTTCGCGGGCCCAGGGCCTGCTCGACGCCGTGATCGCCGCCTGCGCCGAGCGCCCGCTCTCGCAGACCGACCCCGCGGTGCTCGACGCGCTGCGCCTCGGCGCCTACCAGCTGCTGCGCACGCGCATCCCCGAGCACGCCGCCGTGACGTCCACTGTGGACATGGTCCGCGCGGAAGCCGGTTCGTGGGCAACGGGGTTCGCCAACGCGATCATGCGCAAGGTGTCCGAAAAGGACGAAGCGGCGTGGCTCGACGAGCTCGCGCCGGACGACGCCGCCGACCCGATCGGGGCCTACGCGCTGCGGACCGCGCACCCGCGCTGGATCGCCCGCTCGTTCGCCGAAGCGCTGGGCGACAAGGGTGCCGGGCTCAAGGCCGCGCTCGAAGCCGACGACGCGCGGCCCGAGGTGCACCTGGTCGCCCGGCCCGGCGAGATCAGCGCCGACGAGCTCGCCGCGATCACCGGCGGCGACCCGGCGCCGTACTCGCCGTACGGCGTGCGCCTGCCCGCCGGCGCCGGCGACCCGGCCGACGCGGAGCCGATCCGCGAGCGGCTGGCCGCGGTGCAGGACGAGGGCAGCCAGCTGTGCGCGATCGCCGCGACGAAGGTGCCCGTCGAGGGCTCCGACGAGCGCTGGCTCGACCTGTGCGCGGGGCCCGGCGGCAAGGCCGCGCTGCTCGGCGCGCTGGCGGCGTTGAGCGGGGCGACCGTGGACGCGGTCGAGAAGGCGCCGCACCGCGCGAAGCTGGTCGAGAAGGCCACGAGCGGGCTGCCGGTGAAGGTGCACGTCGCCGACGGACGCGAAAGCGGCCTGGAGCCGGGCTACGACCGGATCCTCGTCGACGCGCCGTGCAGCGGCCTCGGCGCCCTGCGGCGGCGGCCGGAAGCGCGGTGGCGCCGCCAGCCGTCCGACGTCGCGGACCTGACGAAGCTGCAGGGTGAGCTGATCAACGCGGCGTACGCGCTGCTGCGGCCCGGCGGCGCGCTCACCTACGTCGTCTGCTCGCCGCACCTCGCGGAGACGGAGGGCGTGATCGGCGAGACGGCGCGGCGGCTCAAGGCCGAGGTGCTGGACGCGCGCGAGCTGTTCCCGGGCGTGCCGGAGCTGGGCGACGGGCCGTATGTCCAGCTGTGGCCGCACCGCCACGGCACCGACGCGATGTTCTGCGCCGTGCTGCGCAAACCGTGA
- the fmt gene encoding methionyl-tRNA formyltransferase has product MKLVFAGTPDPAVPALRALLDSGRHEVVAVVTRPDAQAGRGRRVVRSPVGALADEHGIEVLTPARASDPAFLARLTELAPDACPVVAYGALLPQAALDIPRLGWVNLHFSLLPAWRGAAPVQAAIRAGDEITGASTFRIVKELDAGPVYGVVTEAIGATDTAGGLLGRLAESGAKLLLSTMDGLADGSLVAREQPAEGISYAPKVTVEDARVSFADPASAVDRQIRSVSPDPGAWAEFRGERFKLGPVTVLDEPGPPPGEIVVERKRVLVGTATKPLRLGEVQAPGKKRMAATDWARGTRIDQGERLR; this is encoded by the coding sequence ATGAAGCTCGTCTTCGCCGGCACGCCCGACCCGGCGGTCCCCGCGCTGCGCGCCCTGCTCGACTCCGGACGGCACGAGGTCGTCGCGGTCGTCACCCGTCCCGACGCGCAGGCCGGGCGCGGCCGCCGCGTCGTCCGCTCCCCGGTCGGCGCGCTCGCCGACGAGCACGGCATCGAGGTCCTCACGCCGGCGCGCGCGAGCGACCCGGCCTTCCTCGCGCGGCTCACCGAGCTCGCGCCGGACGCCTGCCCGGTCGTCGCCTACGGGGCGCTGCTGCCGCAGGCCGCCCTCGACATCCCGCGGCTGGGCTGGGTGAACCTGCACTTCTCGCTGCTGCCCGCGTGGCGGGGCGCCGCGCCGGTGCAGGCCGCGATCCGCGCCGGGGACGAGATCACCGGTGCCTCCACCTTCCGGATAGTCAAGGAGCTGGACGCGGGCCCGGTCTACGGCGTCGTCACCGAGGCCATCGGGGCCACCGACACGGCGGGCGGCCTGCTCGGGCGGCTCGCGGAGTCCGGGGCGAAGCTGCTGCTGTCCACCATGGACGGTCTCGCCGACGGCAGCCTGGTCGCGCGCGAGCAGCCCGCCGAGGGCATCAGCTACGCGCCGAAGGTGACGGTCGAGGACGCGCGGGTGTCGTTCGCGGACCCGGCGTCGGCGGTCGACCGGCAGATCCGGTCGGTCAGCCCGGACCCGGGCGCGTGGGCGGAGTTCCGCGGCGAGCGGTTCAAGCTCGGCCCGGTCACGGTGCTCGACGAACCCGGCCCGCCGCCGGGCGAGATCGTGGTCGAGCGCAAACGGGTACTGGTCGGGACGGCGACGAAGCCGCTGCGGCTCGGCGAAGTCCAGGCACCCGGCAAGAAACGGATGGCGGCCACCGACTGGGCGCGCGGTACGAGGATCGACCAGGGAGAGCGCCTCCGGTGA
- the ggt gene encoding gamma-glutamyltransferase: MPALRCRRTLVIAAAAALVTTVASGPASAATPTPKSPVAVGFGGAVASIDADATAIGTQVLRDGGNAVDAAVAVAAALGVTDPFSAGVGGGGFFVYYDAATHRVHTLDGRETAPATADENLFVENGKPLPFADAVTSGLSVGVPGTPATWSEALRKWGTRSLAKSLKPAENLARNGFVVDSTFQTQIANNAARFSAFPSTRSLYLPGGAPPVPGTVFKNPDLAATYAQLERHGVDALYDGPIGADIAKTVQQPPVDPASTLNVRPGKLTTADLAAYDVIERRPTHTSYHGLDVYGMPAPSSGGLTVAEALNILENFDLKHASKADYLQYFLESTRFAFADRNRWIGDPAFVDVPARELLSQRFADTRACLISKDKAATSPVAPADPRHPTPCAAGTTAAPTPYEGENTTHLTVADKWGNVVAYTLTIEQEGGSGIVVPGRGFLLNNELTDFSFTPVTPGVPDPNLPGPGKRPRSSMAPTIVLDHGRPFFATGSPGGASIITTALQVILGRLDRGLSLEDAIAAPRASQRNSAAAQVEQAFLDQPETAELRARGQGFSTAPAEIGAATGVERLRDGRWLAAAEPVRRGTGSAQVVWPTRW, encoded by the coding sequence ATGCCCGCGCTCAGATGCCGCCGAACCCTCGTCATCGCCGCTGCCGCCGCGCTCGTCACCACCGTCGCGAGCGGGCCCGCTTCCGCGGCCACCCCCACCCCCAAGTCGCCGGTCGCCGTCGGCTTCGGCGGGGCCGTGGCCAGCATCGACGCCGACGCCACCGCGATCGGCACCCAGGTCCTGCGCGACGGCGGGAACGCCGTCGACGCGGCGGTCGCGGTCGCCGCCGCGCTCGGGGTCACCGACCCGTTCTCCGCCGGGGTCGGCGGGGGCGGGTTCTTCGTCTACTACGACGCCGCGACGCACCGCGTGCACACCTTGGACGGCCGCGAAACCGCGCCGGCGACCGCCGACGAGAACCTGTTCGTCGAGAACGGCAAGCCGCTGCCGTTCGCCGACGCGGTCACCAGCGGGTTGAGCGTCGGGGTGCCCGGCACGCCGGCGACCTGGTCCGAGGCGCTGCGCAAGTGGGGCACGCGCTCGCTGGCGAAGTCGCTGAAGCCCGCGGAGAACCTCGCGCGCAACGGCTTCGTCGTCGACTCGACGTTCCAGACGCAGATCGCGAACAACGCCGCGCGGTTCTCGGCGTTCCCGTCGACGCGCTCGCTCTACCTGCCGGGCGGTGCGCCGCCGGTGCCCGGCACGGTCTTCAAGAACCCCGACCTGGCCGCGACGTACGCGCAGCTGGAACGCCACGGCGTCGACGCGCTCTACGACGGCCCGATCGGCGCGGACATCGCCAAGACCGTGCAGCAGCCTCCGGTGGATCCAGCCTCGACGCTGAACGTCCGGCCCGGCAAGCTCACCACCGCCGACCTCGCCGCCTACGACGTGATCGAGCGCCGCCCGACGCACACCAGCTACCACGGCCTCGACGTCTACGGCATGCCGGCGCCGTCGTCCGGCGGGCTGACCGTCGCCGAGGCGCTCAACATCCTCGAGAACTTCGACCTGAAGCACGCGAGCAAGGCCGACTACCTGCAGTACTTCCTCGAGTCGACCCGGTTCGCCTTCGCCGACCGCAACCGCTGGATCGGCGACCCGGCGTTCGTCGACGTCCCGGCGCGCGAGCTGCTCAGCCAGCGCTTCGCCGACACGCGGGCCTGCCTGATCTCGAAGGACAAGGCCGCGACCAGCCCGGTCGCCCCGGCCGACCCTCGCCACCCCACACCGTGCGCCGCCGGGACGACGGCCGCGCCGACGCCGTACGAAGGCGAGAACACCACCCACCTGACGGTCGCCGACAAGTGGGGCAACGTCGTCGCCTACACGCTGACGATCGAGCAGGAGGGCGGCAGCGGCATCGTCGTGCCGGGCCGCGGGTTCCTGCTCAACAACGAGCTGACCGACTTCTCGTTCACGCCGGTGACGCCGGGCGTGCCCGACCCGAACCTGCCGGGCCCCGGCAAGCGGCCGCGCTCGTCCATGGCGCCGACGATCGTCCTCGACCACGGCCGCCCGTTCTTCGCGACCGGCTCGCCGGGCGGTGCGTCGATCATCACGACGGCCCTGCAGGTGATCCTCGGCCGCCTCGACCGGGGCCTGTCCCTGGAGGACGCGATCGCGGCCCCGCGCGCTTCGCAGCGCAACTCGGCGGCCGCCCAGGTCGAGCAGGCGTTCCTGGACCAGCCCGAGACGGCGGAGCTGCGGGCCCGTGGCCAGGGCTTCTCGACGGCGCCGGCCGAAATCGGCGCGGCCACGGGCGTGGAGCGCCTGCGCGACGGCCGCTGGCTGGCGGCGGCGGAACCGGTCCGGCGTGGTACGGGTTCGGCGCAGGTGGTGTGGCCGACGCGCTGGTAG